The Myripristis murdjan chromosome 17, fMyrMur1.1, whole genome shotgun sequence DNA segment AACTCACCTGTAGGATCACATTAAAGTCATTTGGAAAATCAAGGATGCAATATCTCATTTATAGGGCCACAATCTTCAAAACATTATTCACTCTGAAGCACATTTTTGTACAAAATACCAAGTATGTATAACACCAAGTACCATTTTCAGTGAGAAGTCTTGCTTTCTGAGCGCTGATGTCATTAATTTGACGCAGATTCTCATCATTCTTGGTCTTGAGTTCACTGAGCTGGTCTTCAAGGGTGCGACACATCTTTTCAAGATTGCCCTGTTCACGGCAAACAGATGTTTTTATACTGAAGGTGACAtagcaaacacaacaaaagtgtCCTGCAGGACTTTTAGCCATCTACTAAATACACTATTTTGTCTCACCTTTGCCTTGGCTACAGCCTCCATGTTGCTAGAGAGATCATCAATCTCCATTTTATATTcactcttctccttctccagcttctgCTTGACACGCTGAAGGTTGTCAATCTGTTCTCCTAGCTCAGCTACACTGTCAGCCTGCTTCTTACGGAGAGCTGCAGCAGTAGCCTCATGCTGCAGAGTAGATTCCTCCAGATCACGACGCAGTTTCTGGAACTCTGCCTCACGCTTCTTGTTCATCTCGATCTGAGCTGCAGTGGCACCAccagcctcctccagcctctcgcTGATCTCTTCAAGTTCCCTAGAAAGATCAGCCCTCTGTTTCTCAACCTTGGCTCTGGCAGCACGCTCAGCCTCAATCTCCTCCTCCAATTCCTCAATACGAGCCTGTTATTGAATGAAAAAAGGGTTATACGGAAATAGTGACGCTGAGAAAGAAATTCCAAATGCCATATAAGTAAGATTTGTTTGCATATCACACACCTGGAGTTCCTTAATCTTCTTCTGAAGCTGAGCTCCCAAGGACTGCTCATCCTCAATCTTGCTGAGGAGCTGGCTTGTCTCGAAATCTTTCCTTTTGATCAAAACACAAGAATGCTTAGGAacctgaaaacatttgaaaaatttgtttttgcagtgctttcATGATTTGGGCTTACTTTTTCAGCTTCTCTTCAGATTGCTGCTTGTCATTTTCCAGGTCCATGATGTTTTCCTGAGCCAGTTTTAGATCTCCCTCAAGCTTTCTCTTGGCCCTCTCAAGGTCCATACGGAGCTTCTTCTCTTGCTCCAGAGAGCCCTcaagctaaataaaaaaatcattaaatgcCTTATGTATTCTCAAGAGGAACTTAAGCTCATATGTACAGTGATGGCTGAAACTTACATCATCCACTTGCTGCTCAAGCTTAGTCTTGGCCTTGGTCAGAGTGTTGACTTTGTCCTCTTCTGCCTGCAGGTCATCCAGTGTCTGCTGGTGAGCCTCCTGGAGAGCCTTCTTCTCCTTGGTCAGCTTGGCAATGCTCTCATCCTGAGAGGCCATCTCCTCTGTCAGATTCTTCACCTAGATGTCGGgcaatgaaaatgtcattttgttatttcagtGGAAGGCTCAGTTTCGTGTTGCTGATATTGTTTGACTAAATTCCAACCTTATTCTCAGTGGCATGTTTCTCCTTCTCCACTTTGGCCAAGGTGAGCTCCAAGTCATCAATATCTTTCTTCAGCTCAGAGCACTCATCTTCTAATTTCCTCTTCTTAGCAGTGAGCTCAGCATTGatttcctcttcatcctccagcCTCTCAGTTGTCTCCTTTAGCTTGGCCTCCAGTTGAATTTTACTCTTGATCAGGCCTTCACATCTTTCCTCAGCATCAGCAAGGTTTTCTGACTcctgaattttaaaaataaatgttacatTGTTAGAAATATCtatatttgaaaatggacaGTAGCTGGTATATTCCTGTGCACTGACTGTTTAATTATTAACTCAATTTTGAGATCACTCACAGAAGCCACTTGTAATTGCAAGTCATTCTtttcctgcagcagagaaaCCATCTTCTCTTCAAGTTCCTTCTTTTTGGCCTCAACTTTACCCAGCTGGTCTTTGCATTTTGCAAAGTCTTCCTTCATCTGAGCGAGCTCCTTCTCAGTTTCAGCACTCTTCAAGAGAGGCTTAATCTTGTAGTATACTTTCATCCATGGCCAGTGCTTGACATTCATGAATGAGCGGACATTATACTGGATGGTGTAAACAGCATCTCtagaaagataaagaaaaataaaaggcaaatgTAGGTTCTTAATATATATTGAGAGccattgctttttatttatgtctACAAAAGAAATATACTTACCTCTGTGCCGTCATGACCACAAACTCCTTCCTCATGAGGTATCCACGGCACATTGCCTGAGTCATGGTCACAAGGGCAGCCAGtttctcatctctcatctcctcAAGGGTACCCAGCAGGCCAGCTTTGAAGAACACCTGAAAAATTATATAGACATTGTTGAAATTAATAATTCCACAAATGGAACTATACTTAACAATTTACCTGCAAAACAATTTGTCTAGTACTTATGCATACTTACTTTAGTGTGTCCAAATTTGTACTGAGTGTGGTCCACATCAATTGAGCCCAAGAGCTTCTCGGAAGCCTTCTTGTTGTCAATGAACTGTCCCTCTGGGATGACGCTAGCATTCAGTACCTTGTACCTGCATATTTGGTCATTTTAGTATCATAGTGTAATAgctttattatgtatttataaaaTCACTTACAGTATTATACCTTTTTTAATGCAACACAGTACCTTTGCTTGAAGTCACCATACAGGATTCTGCTAGGGAAACCCTTTCTGCAGATTCTGATGCCTTCCAGAACACCGTTGCACCTAAGCTGATGGATAACCAGGTGGTTATCCATAAGACCTGTTCAAAAGATAATCAGTTATCAAGAACATATTCTCTATTATTTTACCGTTCAACACATATTTAAACCATGTGCTTTACTATTTTATAGTAAGTATCTCACCTGGAATCTTGGACTCGTTAGGAATCAGACAACGCACAAAGTGAGGGTGAGTGCTCCTCAAGTTGGTCATGAGCTTGCCCAAATTCTCCTAAAAATGGATGCAAATAATCATCTTATTTTACCACCAATTTCACTGAGATTACATGAACCTATATGAGCATGTCTTGTAAGTCTGTGAATTCATCTTAAGTATCTTACTCTGAACTGAGAGGACACAGTCTGCATGGAACCTCCCTTCTTCTTGCCTCCCTTGCCTCCCTTGCTAGCCTCAGCTGAAAGAGTGACAAGTCAAGAGTTTTAAAACCTTTTCAACAGTAAGTAAACAGCAGTAAGGTAAATATTCAAGGACTTTGCTTGTTGATCAATACCTTCTGCACCACCAACATTGGCATACAGAAGAGCCAGAAGTTTCACTGAGGACTTCTGGTACAGCTGCACAACAGACTCATTCAGTGGATCCTTGTTCTTGTCCAGCCAGCCAACGATGTTGTAATCCACTGTGCCAGCATAGTGCACCAAGGAAAAGTGTGCCTCGGCCTTGCCCTTGGCTGGCTTAGGCTTCTGGAAAGCAGCACACTTTCCAAGATGCTGATCATACAGCTTGTTCTTGAAGGAAGTGTCTGAGGCCTTGGGGAACATGCACTCCTCTTCGAGGATGGAGAAGATACCCATGGGCTGTTGAGAGGAAAGATTTTGAAGAATAAGAAAACAGAAGGGGTTTCCTTTTAATTCTTAAGTGACACTTGATAATTGTGTGATTCACGTACCTTCTCAATAAGCTCAATGCAGGCAGCCAAGTCCATGCCAAAGTCAATGAACTCCCAGTCAATACCCTCCTTCTTGTACTCTTCTTGTTCAAGCACAAACATGTGGTGATTGAAGAACTGTTGCAGTTTCTCATTGGTGAAGTTGATGCACAGCTGCTCCATACTGTTGTACTATCAAAACAGATGTAGAATGCATGTCATATGTAGGTCTAATCACAATAGTGTTCTATTGAGAGGAAATTGTAAATCTTACATCAAACCCTGAAGTACAGTACTTACATCAAAGATCTCAAAACCAGCAATGTCCAGCACACCAATGAAGAAGTTTCTCTGCTGcttggtgtccaacatctggttgATACGAACAACCATCCACAAAAACATTCTCTCATAGATAGACTTAGCCAAAGCCATGACTGAGTTGGAGACCTGCAGGGAAACAAGCAGATGGTTGCATCAATACTCCCCTCCAAGTGATACCACCTCAGTGACACTTTTCATAGAAAAAAATTCTCATTGTAATCACTTACCTGTGGCACAGTCTGGCCCTTGGTCACAAACTCATTGCCGACCTTTACTCTTGGATAGCAAAGAGCCTTCAGCATGTCAGCAGAGTTCAGGCCCAGCAGATAGGCAACTTTGTCAGCCACTGTAGAAATTATGAATGGAATTagagtgtgccaaatttcatatGACTTACAAAACACTTCAACACTATAATCATGTATTTGTAGTGATGCATAATGTAGCAATCTTTACACATGGATAATATAATTTTCAGAGCATTTATATTGCAAGCAGGTTTACTCACCATCTGTGCCATCAGGTTCAGCCTGCTCCTCACGCTGCTTCTGTTTGAACTTCATGTTGCCATGGTGGATCACAGCACCAGTCAATTTGTAGATGCCCATTTTCTCTTCATTGCTGAAGCCCAGGATATCAATGGCAGTCTTGAGAGAATTATTGTAAAGTGAGACATGGCAAAAATGATAGCTATAGTTATGTCTTCTGATAATGTTTTTTAACTACTTACATCAGTGGCAATCAACTCTTCCACATCATTAATACTGGCCACAGTGATTTGACCCTGGCTGATCATAGGGAAATCGTAGGGGTTGGTGGTGATGAGTGTCATTTCTGTTGAGAAATACAGTTATATTAAAAATCCATTTCTTTCCTCAGAGTGTGGCAGGTTCACTTAGAATTTGTTATTTACCAATCAGCTCGGGCTTGTGGTTGGTCATCATCTGGTAGAAGATGTGGTAGCCTCTCTCATCTGGAAGCTGGAATGTCACTCTAGACTTTTCCAGCAGATCTTacataaatagaaaaatattttcaactACACTATTTTATGCAAGTTGTTACAATAAGAAAatactgctgtttgttttgagcCATTGGGGTATGCTGTGCTTTATGTTACTTACAAGTCTCAATATCAGCACTGGACAGTTTTCCAGAGGAGCCAAAGTGAATTCTGATGAATTTACCCTGTAACAGACAACCTTTTCAGTGAAATTTGCTCAGTTGCATAGAATTTTGACATGTCAAATTAGAATTGTTGTTCCACCTGTTAGACTTACAAAACGGGAGGAGTTGTCATTTCTCACTGTCTTGGCATTACCATAGGCCTCCAGCAGAGGATTAGCAGCAATGATCTGATCCTCCAGAGAACCCTATGAGGAGCAGTGCTGTTATTAAATCAACATGTCACAGGTTTTACCAGCTTGTGTCTCACAAAACAGTTTGCAATGCAGTTCCCACCTGCATTTTGCCAGGGCCCGCatccttctttttttcactcccAGTCACAGCAATTGTTGCAAAGTACTGGATGACACGTTTGGTGTTCACAGTCTTTCCAGCACCAGATTCTCCACTGTAGAGTTAGATGCCAAATATTGCAAATCACAAATTTCAAATGCaatgtttgaaaaaagaaaacatattttacaaataGAGGCAAAACACATTACTCACGTGATCAGGACAGACTGGTTCTCTCTATCTGTAGAATATATTCAAAAGATATTTtagtatatattttattatatattttagtatatatttagtattttttagtattttgtaaGGTCAAGTTTTGAATTTGAAGTTTCATTTAAGATTAGATGAGCCAGTACCTGTGAGCATGTTCTGGTAGGCAttgtcagagacagagaagatgtGGGGTGGTGCCTCCATACGCTTTTTGCCTCTGTAGGCAGACACCACCTCAGCATCGTACACTGGGAGCCACTTGTAGGGGTTCACAGTGGCACAGAACAGGCCAGAGTAGGTCTGAAACAGGGAGAGTTACTCTAAGACAGCTGTCATCAATGTATTATGAGTGTTAAACATTATTTATCTAGTTACAAAATACTTACGTAGATCATCCATGCTGCATAACGCTCTTTGAGGTTATACAGCACAGAGGCTTCATTGAGGTGGGTCATCATGGCCATGTCCTCAATCTTGTCGAACTTGGGAGGGTTCATTGGTGTGACATCATCCTCCTTAGCTGTTACAGTCTGGCAAATTAAAATCATAGTAATGACTTATTCACAGTTCAGCGAAATTTCAACATCAGCACTGATTATTTCTCAAAATTGTAGCTAATACCTCTTGGGATTCGGTGATCTTCACAGTGATTTTGCCACCCTCCTTGCTTAAGATTGTGCCCTTGACGTACAGGTCCTTGGCATCGGCCACAAAGCAAGCAGTCTTGGCATCGAACGGCCTGTTTTGAGCCTCaatcctctccttctctggcTTGCGGAGGTAAATGGCGGCTTTGCCATAAATGGCCATTTCCGCGTCGGTACTCATGGTGGTGGTTTACTGCTGCTTCTCTGAACAGcaaacaagaagaaagaaatcaaacaaaatgtttaatagGGGTCCTAGCGCTGATGCTTGTTCTTTTTCAGGGATCACCCACTTCTTCTGCATAACTTTTctcatggacaaaaaaaaatgatatgtgATTTTAGAGTGGCCTTTATTGTGCCATATTTACTTTTCAACAGTGCAGCCCTTTACTAACACTGAATAAATAACACTGAATCTCTATCCTGGTAGTCTTCTCTACCTGCTTTTACACAAAAAGTTATCATTGCTATCACTTAAATTTATAGTTTAAAAAAACCCTAAGGATTTAGAATCcaatctctgtgttttcagttgtcCCATAGTTTGAGCTGAAAGCAAATC contains these protein-coding regions:
- the LOC115374638 gene encoding myosin heavy chain, fast skeletal muscle-like is translated as MSTDAEMAIYGKAAIYLRKPEKERIEAQNRPFDAKTACFVADAKDLYVKGTILSKEGGKITVKITESQETVTAKEDDVTPMNPPKFDKIEDMAMMTHLNEASVLYNLKERYAAWMIYTYSGLFCATVNPYKWLPVYDAEVVSAYRGKKRMEAPPHIFSVSDNAYQNMLTDRENQSVLITGESGAGKTVNTKRVIQYFATIAVTGSEKKKDAGPGKMQGSLEDQIIAANPLLEAYGNAKTVRNDNSSRFGKFIRIHFGSSGKLSSADIETYLLEKSRVTFQLPDERGYHIFYQMMTNHKPELIEMTLITTNPYDFPMISQGQITVASINDVEELIATDTAIDILGFSNEEKMGIYKLTGAVIHHGNMKFKQKQREEQAEPDGTDVADKVAYLLGLNSADMLKALCYPRVKVGNEFVTKGQTVPQVSNSVMALAKSIYERMFLWMVVRINQMLDTKQQRNFFIGVLDIAGFEIFDYNSMEQLCINFTNEKLQQFFNHHMFVLEQEEYKKEGIDWEFIDFGMDLAACIELIEKPMGIFSILEEECMFPKASDTSFKNKLYDQHLGKCAAFQKPKPAKGKAEAHFSLVHYAGTVDYNIVGWLDKNKDPLNESVVQLYQKSSVKLLALLYANVGGAEAEASKGGKGGKKKGGSMQTVSSQFRENLGKLMTNLRSTHPHFVRCLIPNESKIPGLMDNHLVIHQLRCNGVLEGIRICRKGFPSRILYGDFKQRYKVLNASVIPEGQFIDNKKASEKLLGSIDVDHTQYKFGHTKVFFKAGLLGTLEEMRDEKLAALVTMTQAMCRGYLMRKEFVVMTAQRDAVYTIQYNVRSFMNVKHWPWMKVYYKIKPLLKSAETEKELAQMKEDFAKCKDQLGKVEAKKKELEEKMVSLLQEKNDLQLQVASESENLADAEERCEGLIKSKIQLEAKLKETTERLEDEEEINAELTAKKRKLEDECSELKKDIDDLELTLAKVEKEKHATENKVKNLTEEMASQDESIAKLTKEKKALQEAHQQTLDDLQAEEDKVNTLTKAKTKLEQQVDDLEGSLEQEKKLRMDLERAKRKLEGDLKLAQENIMDLENDKQQSEEKLKKKDFETSQLLSKIEDEQSLGAQLQKKIKELQARIEELEEEIEAERAARAKVEKQRADLSRELEEISERLEEAGGATAAQIEMNKKREAEFQKLRRDLEESTLQHEATAAALRKKQADSVAELGEQIDNLQRVKQKLEKEKSEYKMEIDDLSSNMEAVAKAKGNLEKMCRTLEDQLSELKTKNDENLRQINDISAQKARLLTENGEFGRQIEEKEALISQLTRGKQAFTQQVEELKRQIEEEVKAKNALAHGLQSARHDCDLLREQFEEEQEAKAELQRGMSKANSEVAQWRTKYETDAIQRTEELEEAKKKLAQRLQEAEEQIEAVNSKCASLEKTKQRLQSEVEDLMIDVERANGMAANLDKKQRNFDKVLAEWKQKHEEGQSELEGAQKEARTLSTELFKMKNSYEEALDQLETMKRENKNLQQEISDLTEQIGETGKSIHELEKAKKTVETEKAELQTALEEAEGTLEHEESKILRVQLELNQVKSEIDRKLAEKDEEIEQIKRNSQRVIDSMQSTLDSEVRSRNDALRIKKKMEGDLNELEVQLSHANRQAAEAQKQLRIIQGQMKDSQLQLDDAVRAQDDQKEQVAMVERRNGLMSAEIEELRAALEQTERSRKMAEQELVDASERVGLLHSQNTSLLNTKKKLESDLVQIQSEVDDIVQEARNAEEKAKKAITDAAMMAEELKKEQDTSAHLERMKKNLEVTVKDLQHRLDEAENLAMKGGKKQLQKLESRVRELESEVEAEQRRGADAVKGVRKYERRVKELTYQTEEDKKNINRLQDLVDKLQLKVKAYKRQSEEAEEQANSHLSKLRKVQHELEESEERADIAESQVNKLRAKSRDSGKGKEAAE